Part of the Vagococcus jeotgali genome, TATACAAATCCCATCTGTCTCTTATTATCTAGTGTAAAATCATACTGGCTAAATCCCGTTATCTCACCTAAATCTTTTGAAGTTAAGTGATACTGATTGACATAATCACTTAACTTTTTTATGAATTCTCGGTTACGATTATCAAATTAATACCAAACGTAGGCTACAGCTAACATGAATATACTGTTTAAAACTACTCCCCACGCATTCCCTTCACTAACAAATCGAAATAAAGCACTACCACCTACAATAGAGGCAAAAACAACACCAACTATGATAGAGATAATTTTACGGTTTAATTTCGTCATCAGCTAGCACCATCCTTTAACCACTATTATACATCAATCTAATAAAAAAAAGAGACTAACCTGGTGAGTTAATCTCTTTTGTATTGATTATAGTAATTCTCCAAAACGTTTCACATATATTTTTTTAATAAACATAACAAGCACTAAGTAAGCAATAATAGTTACTGCTAAGAATCCCCAATAGCTTCCTGGTAATGGTAGTAAGCCTAAGTCTTGACCAAATGCAGTGAAAGGTAAGATTGTACCAATAGCAATACCTAGTGTTGTAATAGTTGTTAAAATGAATGATGCATTACTTTGAATAAATGGTAATTTTGGTGTTCTTAATGTATGGATAACCAAAGTTTGAGACCATAGTGACTCTACAAACCAACCTGCATGGAAAACACCAATAAAGATAGCTTGTTGTTCAACACTTAATGTGTGATATGAACCACCAACAACAGCTGGACAAATAATAAAGTAAAGAACAGCATACGTTGTAATATCAAAGACTGAACTTGTTGGTCCAAGCCACTTCATAAATGAGCCAATACTTGTTGCATCCCAATTTTTAGGCTCTTCTAAATATTCAGGATCCATATTATCCCACGGAATCGACATACAAGAAATATCATAAATTAAGTTTAAGAATAGTAACTGTAGTGGCAGCATTGGTAAGAATGGTAAGAAAATACTTGCTACAACAACTGAGAACATGTTACCAAAGTTTGAACTTGCAGTCATTTTAACATATTTCATAATGTTACCAAACGTTGTACGACCAGCTAAAATACCACGCTCTAAAACCATTAAATCTTTTTCAAGTAAGATGACATCTGCTGACTCTTTAGCAATATCAACGGCTGTATCAACAGAAATACCAACATCTGCTTCTTTCATAGCTGGGGCATCATTGATACCATCACCCATAAATCCAACCGTGTGACCATTTTCTCTTAGTACACGAACTAGACGTGTTTTTTGAGATGGTGTTAATTTAACAAAGATATTATATTTTTCTACGATTTCTTTTAATCCTTCGTCATTTAATTTTGCAATGTCACCACTTGAGATGATATCTTCATTTTCTAATCCAACTTGTTTACAAACAGATTTAGTAACTAAAGCATTGTCACCAGTTAATACTTTAACCCCTACACCATGTTTTTTAAGAGCTTCTAGAGCATCTTTTGTTGTTTCTTTTGGTGGATCAAGGAATGCTAGGTAACCAATTAATACCATGTCACTTTCATCTTTAACTGAAAACTCATCAACTACACTTGGATTTGTTTTTTGAGAAACTCCGATGACACGCAAGCCATCTTCATTTAACTCATCAACTGTTTTTAAAACCGTTGATTTAATACCTTCTGTTAAAGGGACAACCTCACCTTTATACTCAACATATGTAGATACTTCTAGCATTTCCTCAATGGCACCTTTAGTAATCATTTGAGTTTTACCTGACTCATCTTCAATCACAACACTCATACGGCGGCGTTGGAAATCAAAAGGAATTTCATCTACTTTTGTGTATTTGTTAACATCAATATTTAATTCTTCTTCTGTTGATTCAATAATCGCTTTATCCATTAAGTTTTTTAAACCAGTTTGGTAGTAGCTATTAAAGAATGCATGACGTAGTACACGGTTATCTTCTTTTCCATCAACATCTAAATGATATTCTAAAATAATTTTATCTTGCGTTAATGTTCCCGTTTTATCTGTACACAATACATCAATAGCACCAAAATTTTGGATAGAATTTAAGTTTTTAATGATTGTTCCTTTTTTAGCCATTGTTGAGGCACCTTTTACAAGGTTTGTTGTCACAATCATTGGTAACATTTCTGGTGTTAACCCAACAGCTACTGATAAACCAAAAAGAAACGCTTCTAACCAATCACCTTTTGTAAAACCATTAATTAAAAATACAGTTGGTGCCATGACCATCATGAAACGAATTAATAACCATGATGTTTTTGAAATACCAACATCAAAACTTGTTACTGTTTGTACTTCTGAAACATCTTTAGCAATTTGACCAAATAATGTATCATTACCAACAGCTACAACCATACCGATTGCACTACCACTGACAACGTTACTTCCCATATAAGCTATATTTTCGTAATCTGTTTCTGATTGATACTCTTCAGTTGTTATCTCGGCACGTTTTTCAACCGGATAACTCTCACCTGTCATTGCAGCTTGAGAGACAAATAAATCTTTTGTTTTAATTAATCTCACATCAGCTGGTAACATATCACCTGCGGATAATTTGATAATATCTCCACAAACAATATCTTCAATTGGTAATTCAATTTCTTTACCATCCCGAAGAACAGTTGCTGTAACTTGAACCAAATCACTTAACTTCTCAGCAGCATTATTTGATTTCACTGACTGAACTAAAGTCATAGTCCCACTTAAAATGACCATTGAAATAATAATTAAGACACCTGTTAAATCACGTTCTGGTACTGGTACAATCATATAATCAGTAATGAAAGAAATAATAGCTAAAGCCAGTAGTACACTTGTGAATGGTGTAAAATACGCTTTTAATACTTCTAAAATAAATGGACGTTTTTTCTTGTGTGAAATCACGTTTGCTCCAAATTCTTCTCTTAAACTATCTGCCTGCTCTTTTGTTAAACCTTCTAAATTTGATCTGTATTGCTCTGATAAAAAGTCAATATTTTTTCTTGCATACTCTTCATATCGTTCTACTTGTGTTTTTCTCATTTTTTGTAACCTTCTCCCTAAATTTTTCAACTTGGGTCATTATAAGTGGTTACGACTTAAATGCTCATATCTGGCTAATAGAAACAGATAGACAATAATAAACATGTTTACCGCTTTTCCACTGATACTGGCCCTTAATACTTCGACTCTGACTACTGTCGTCCATGTGTTTCCATCTCCCTTGATTGTATATATTTATAAAACAAATTAATAACAACAATATATCCTAATTTTTTGTCAAAATTCACAAAAAAAGTCCTTTGCTGATTCCTCAACAAAAGACTTGGATTTATGTCATCACAAATAAACCATCAGATCTAATCGTTGAGTTTTAGCACTATACAACGTAAAAGTATCACTACTTTAGCTACGTTAAAGAAAACCTTATATCGATAATCTCTGTTATACCCATTGGCGTCTCTCGACATTTTTGGGCAGTAGCCTATGTTTGTATAGGAGCCTCACCTAACTAATCTATTCTATTTACAGACATCACTATAACTTATAAAAAGTAACTTGTCAACAACACTTTAAGTTAAATATATTGCCTTTTTAATTCATTTGAATAAGCAGCATCTATCATGCCACCACCTAAACATTCCATTCCGTCATAAAACACTACAGCTTGTCCTGGAGTAATAGCTCTCACTGGTTCATCAAAATAAACGGTTCCTGTTGTTTCATCTTCATTTAAAACAACGCGTACACCAACATCTTGTTGACGGTATCTAAATTTTGCAGTGCAAGTAAACTCACGTGGTTTGTCATCATTCGTTGTAAAATGAATTTCACTGGCTTCTAAGTGAGTTGAATATAAGTTCTCATGATGAAATCCTTGACCGACATAAAGAGTATTTGTTGTTAAGTCCTTGCCAATAGCAAACCAAGGTTCTTGTGAATCGCCTTGACCACCACCAATTCCTAACCCTTGCCTTTGACCAATCGTGTAGTACATAAGACCAGCATGATCTCCCTTAATATCACCATCAAGTGTCACCATTTTACCAGGTTTAGCTGGTAAATACTTACTTAAAAACTCCTTGAAATTTTTCTCCCCAATAAAGCAAACACCTGTTGAATCTTTCTTTTTAGCAGTAGCAAGATTTGCTTTTTCAGCAATCTCACGCACTTCTTTTTTCTCCATCCCACCTAGAGGAAACATCGTTTTAGATAATTGTTCTTGAGATAATTGGCTTAAAAAATAAGTTTGATCTTTATTATTATCAATGCCTCTTAACATATGTGACACACCAAACTCATCTCTTATAACTTGGGCGTAGTGACCTGTGGCTACAAAATCTGCTCCTAATTGCATAGCATAATCTAAAAAGGCTTTAAATTTAATTTCTTTATTACACATAACATCAGGATTAGGTGTTCTCCCTCTTGTATACTCATCTAAAAAATACTGAAACACTCTATCCCAATATTCTTTTTCAAAGTTTACAGAATAATAAGGGATACCGATTTGATTAGCAACTTTTGTCACGTCTTTATAATCTTCTGTTGCTGTACATACACCATTTTCATCTGTATCATCCCAATTCTTCATAAACACACCCACTACATCATAACCTTGTTCTTTTAGTAAGAGAGCTGTGACTGATGAATCAACGCCACCACTCATACCAACTACTACTTTAATTTGACTATTATCTGTCAAACTAATCACCATCATTTCTTTTATAGATTCTGAAAACCTACTACGATTTGAAGGTCGTATCTTTTTTCAGTCCACACATTATAACGCTAATTTTAAAAAAATTCATCCTTAAAAAACAAAAAGAACTACCAAAAGGTAATTCTTAAGAGTTATTTTAAGCTTTTTCTAAACATTCAAAAGCAATCAGATCATCCATAATAAAATAAAATTGATCTTGCTTATCTTTATTTGCTTCAGATTTAAAAATATTCATAGCTTTTAAACCATTAGCTGTCGTGATTGACATTTTTAACGTTTGTAGATCTCTAGCGACAGTCATTTTAAATTTAGGACCTTGCTTTACTTGTGGGTTTAAATCAAGCGGTCTGCTAAATTGTAAATTCCCCGATGATGTTTCAGTAAACCCATAATCTTTAAACGTATATGCTTTAGCTTTTGAATTAATCTTATAATGTTGTGGACAACCTTCCACTGTAGCTTTTTGTAGAAATGACATAATCATCCTCCTAAGTAAGTTATATATCTATTATAAAGAATAATCATCAAAAAGGCTATTTATTTCCTATAGCTAAAATCTGTTCAACTAGATTTGAGGCAAATGTTTGAATTGTATCACAAGTTAAGCCTTGACCAAAACTAATTCTAATCGACTGAGCTGGTGCAAGAGAGTCTTCTCCGTACATGGCTTGTAAAACCCGAGATGCTCTAACAGTACCTGAACTACAAGCTGAACCTGTTGATACAGCAAATCCTGACATATCAAGTCTTGATAACAAAATTTGATTATCAATCCCCTTAATCCAAAGATTTAAAATATGTGCTAACTTATACTCCAAACCACCATTGACCTGATGATCAATACCAGCATCTTCTAATTCTCTCA contains:
- the mgtA gene encoding magnesium-translocating P-type ATPase; this translates as MRKTQVERYEEYARKNIDFLSEQYRSNLEGLTKEQADSLREEFGANVISHKKKRPFILEVLKAYFTPFTSVLLALAIISFITDYMIVPVPERDLTGVLIIISMVILSGTMTLVQSVKSNNAAEKLSDLVQVTATVLRDGKEIELPIEDIVCGDIIKLSAGDMLPADVRLIKTKDLFVSQAAMTGESYPVEKRAEITTEEYQSETDYENIAYMGSNVVSGSAIGMVVAVGNDTLFGQIAKDVSEVQTVTSFDVGISKTSWLLIRFMMVMAPTVFLINGFTKGDWLEAFLFGLSVAVGLTPEMLPMIVTTNLVKGASTMAKKGTIIKNLNSIQNFGAIDVLCTDKTGTLTQDKIILEYHLDVDGKEDNRVLRHAFFNSYYQTGLKNLMDKAIIESTEEELNIDVNKYTKVDEIPFDFQRRRMSVVIEDESGKTQMITKGAIEEMLEVSTYVEYKGEVVPLTEGIKSTVLKTVDELNEDGLRVIGVSQKTNPSVVDEFSVKDESDMVLIGYLAFLDPPKETTKDALEALKKHGVGVKVLTGDNALVTKSVCKQVGLENEDIISSGDIAKLNDEGLKEIVEKYNIFVKLTPSQKTRLVRVLRENGHTVGFMGDGINDAPAMKEADVGISVDTAVDIAKESADVILLEKDLMVLERGILAGRTTFGNIMKYVKMTASSNFGNMFSVVVASIFLPFLPMLPLQLLFLNLIYDISCMSIPWDNMDPEYLEEPKNWDATSIGSFMKWLGPTSSVFDITTYAVLYFIICPAVVGGSYHTLSVEQQAIFIGVFHAGWFVESLWSQTLVIHTLRTPKLPFIQSNASFILTTITTLGIAIGTILPFTAFGQDLGLLPLPGSYWGFLAVTIIAYLVLVMFIKKIYVKRFGELL
- the mnmA gene encoding tRNA 2-thiouridine(34) synthase MnmA, which encodes MTDNSQIKVVVGMSGGVDSSVTALLLKEQGYDVVGVFMKNWDDTDENGVCTATEDYKDVTKVANQIGIPYYSVNFEKEYWDRVFQYFLDEYTRGRTPNPDVMCNKEIKFKAFLDYAMQLGADFVATGHYAQVIRDEFGVSHMLRGIDNNKDQTYFLSQLSQEQLSKTMFPLGGMEKKEVREIAEKANLATAKKKDSTGVCFIGEKNFKEFLSKYLPAKPGKMVTLDGDIKGDHAGLMYYTIGQRQGLGIGGGQGDSQEPWFAIGKDLTTNTLYVGQGFHHENLYSTHLEASEIHFTTNDDKPREFTCTAKFRYRQQDVGVRVVLNEDETTGTVYFDEPVRAITPGQAVVFYDGMECLGGGMIDAAYSNELKRQYI
- a CDS encoding cysteine desulfurase, which gives rise to MSFLQKATVEGCPQHYKINSKAKAYTFKDYGFTETSSGNLQFSRPLDLNPQVKQGPKFKMTVARDLQTLKMSITTANGLKAMNIFKSEANKDKQDQFYFIMDDLIAFECLEKA